A window of Sphingomonas astaxanthinifaciens DSM 22298 genomic DNA:
CCGTATTTGATCGCATTCTCGACGATCGGCTGGAGAATGAGCGCCGGCAGCCGAGCGCCGGACAGGCTGTCGGGAACATCGATCTCGACCCTGAGGCGGCGGGGGAAGCGGACCTTCTCGATCTCGAGATAAAGGCGCTGGAGCTCGATCTCCTCGGCCAGGCTGACGTCGGCGGTGGGGTCGAGCGAGAGGCTGGTGCGGAAGAAGTTCGACAGCTTGAGGATCATCGCCTCCGCCTCCTCGGGGCGGTTGCTGATGACCAGGCTGGAGAGGCTGTTCAGCGTGTTGAACAGGAAGTGCGGATTGACCTGATAGCGGAGCGCGCGGACCTGGGCGAGCTGGGCCGCGCTCTCGGCATCGGCGGCGCGGCGCTGAAGGTCGAGCGCCTGGCGCTGGCTGACCGCGGCGAGATAGACCGCCGACCAGGCAGCGAAGAAGAACAGCCAGACGACGGCGGTGTCGGCGGCGACGCGGAACTGGTCGTGCTGCTTCAGGTCCTGGAGTCGCGGCATGGTCACGACCACGGGGTCGGCGGCGTTGCGCTCGATCCGGACCTGGTCGCCCTTCTGGACGACGACGAAGCCCTCGCGCGCCTGGAAGCGGAATTCCTCGCGGCTGGTCTTGAGGCTGCCCTCGCTGAGCACGAGGGTCCCGGCGAGCGTGGCCGAGGCGACGAGCGAGCCGATGCCCGCCACCACCGCCTTGCGGCGCATGGACGCGCCCGGCGCAAAGGTCGCGATCGCGACATAGAGGAGGCCGGTCAGCGCCAGCCCGACCACCAGGGTCAGGACCTTGTTGAGAAGAATGGTCGCGGGATCGCTGCTGAGGAAGGCGCGGGCGACCACGGTGATGGTGTAGATCGCCCAGAAACCGAAGATGGCCTTCACCGCCAGCCGCCAGTCGGCGAAGCGGGCCTGGCGGCGCGTCAGGCGCTGATGCACCGCGTCGGCGGCAAGTGGCATGTTCATGGGCGGGGAGAGTGCCGTTCATGTGCGGGTCATGCAAGCATCGCCCGCCGCTTGGGCGAAGCCAGAAGCGCGCTGGTCGAAGCGGAACGGCGGTCGGGACCGGTCGTTATCGCCGCGAAAGGAAATTCCCATGACCAACGAGAGCGAAGAGAAAGCCCCGCCGCCGGTCCTGTCGGCCGATCCCGCGCACGAGCTCGAGCAGAAACTGCGCCGCAATCCCGAGGACGGCGACGCCAAGATCGACGTCGGCAGCGATGAATCGATGGACGCCTCTGACCCGCCGGCGACCTCGCAGCCGGGCGAAGCCGACGAGCCCGTCCCCTCGTCGGGCTTTCCGGGCTAGGCCCACCCGATCGTCAAGGTGAGATGATAACGGCGTTGCACGATTGCGACAGCGCCGCGACTTCTGTGCCTTGCACCCGAAAGAACGTGCAATCGTCCCCGACACCGGTTTCAATATGAACCGGGGTTGGGGATTTGGTTAAGCGGTTGGAAACGCTTGATCATGCAAATTCCCGTCCTTGAGTACAAGGAGCTGGGAGCATGACGACGCGTTCTTCGCAGCCTGCCGGTGGGGCGTTGCTGCTGAGCGAGATGAAAGAGTTTGCGGGCTTTCCGAAGTCGACGCAGCGCTACATCCGCCGCAGCCTCGACATCGCGTTCGGCCGCCGCGACGCGCTTGAATGCTGGGCGCGCGACGAAGGCGAGGCCGCCTCGATCCGGGCCCAGGGCCGGCTCTACAAGCAGCTCGAGGCGCTCCGCCTGCAGGTGCCCGATGACAGCGGTCTCGACACGATCGACCCCTTCATGGGCCTGCTGATCACGGTTACCGCCTTCGATCTCGGCCAGGACCGGATTCCCAATTTCGCGGCTTATCGCTTCCTCTACGAGCGGCTGCTCGGCGCGGGCGCGCGGCCGTGGCTGCCGGCGGCCTTCTGCGCCGCCGCGGCGCTGCCGCACCTCCACCCGGACCGCCGCCGGCTGCTGCTGCAGTCGATCAGCGAAAGCGCGGCCACCGCGCCGGGCTGGTCGAACCGCGAGCCGGTGTTCTGGCCCGAGTGGGTCGAAAAGGTCGACCTCGCCGCCGCCGCTTGATTTTCAGGCGGGCGCTTTGACGCTCGGATAGATGTCGGCCAGCGCCGCTATGCTCGTTCGGGCATCGCGGTGGAGGATGTAGGTCCCGCCCGCCTCGATCCATGCCGCCATGTGCCGCTCGCTGTCGTCGACCAGCACGTCGGCGCCGGTCATGTGGCGATGTTTGTCGCGCGCCATGCAGGTGATGACCGGCACGCCGGGGAAATGCTCGCCGGCCCAGGCGACCTTCTGCGGCGCCGCCCAATTGCCGATGGGGAGGCCGGTCAAGATGGTGGGCCGCAGGTGCCGGACCGCCGCGAACAGTTCGTCGGCGTCCGCCATCTTTGGGAGGCGGGCGTAGAAGTCACCCGCACGCGCCAGCCGCTTCCAGAACTCGCCTTTGCCATGCCGGGCCTCGAAGGCCCTGGCGTCCATTCCGAGCAGCTCGCGAACCCCGGCGTCGAAATCGGCCAGAACGCCGTCGCAGTCGAGGAAGAGCCTGGGCAGGCTCACCGCAGCCGGGCCGGGGTCAGGCTGACCGGAACGGGATGGTCCCATTCCTTCCAGCCGCGCTCCTTCAGCACATCGTTGCTCTCCTTCGCCGAGCGCCCTTCTCCCAGCGACCAGGTGATGTGGAAGATCGAGCCGTCGGGCCGGTCGACGCTGCCGTCGATGCTGACCACCAACGCCTCCACGCCCTGGTCGTCGTCGGTCGAGCCAAGCACCGCCGCGCGCACCGCCGGCGGCGGGTCGCTTGCCCGGACGTCGAGCGTGACATGATGCGCGACGACGTGGTCGTAGCGGGGCGGATGGTCGCGAAGCAGCGCGTCGCGGTCCTTAGTGTCGAGCAGCCAGCCGTTGGTCATCCCACGATCAATCAGCCGCGCTGCGCGAGGTTCCGAAGCAAGTCGGCGGCGAATTCGCTCAAGGTGTCGTCGCGCGCGCCGAGGATGGCGATGCGGTCGCCCGCGCGGGCCTCGGCGAGCAGGCGCTTGCCGATGTCGGCGCGGAGGGGGATGTGCTCGGCCTTGCCGCCGGCGTCGACGATCGCCCCGGCCAGCCAGTCGGAGCCGCGCGACCGGTCGACCGTACCGCCCTGGTAGACGGGGTCGGAAAGGATCAGCAGGTCGTCGGCGCGCAGCCCTTGCGCGAAGGTCGCACTCAGTTCCTCGCCCATCTTGGCGAGCGGGCCATAGCCGTGCGGCTGGAAGAAGATCAGCAGCCGGCCGGGGGCGGCGGTCAGGGTCGCCAGCGTGGCGGCGATCTTGTCGGGATTGTGGGCGAAGTCGTCGATGACGGTGACCCCGGCTTCGGTGCCGACGGTCTCGAGGCGGCGGCGCAGACCACTGAAGCCGGCCAGCGCCGTGGCGGCATCGGCGAGCGGAAGCCCGAGCGCGTGGGCCGCCGCGAGTGCACCCAGTGCGTTCGAGGCATTGTGTCGCCCGGGGAGGGCGAGCCGGACCTCGGCCCGCTCGTCGCCGGCGGTCACGGTGAAGGTCGAAGCGCCGGGCTCGAGCTGGAGGTCCGAACCCCTCACGTCCGCCGCCTCCGCGTCGAAGCCGTAGCCGATCGCGCCCGGCACCTCGCCGGCGATCGCGCGGCTCTCGGCATCGTCGAGATTGATGACTGCCTTGTCGGACGCGCGCAGGAAGTCGCCGAACAGTCGGCGCAGCTCGTCCATTTCCTTGTGGTCGAGGCTGACATTGTTGAGGAGCGCGATTTCCGGCCGGTAGAGCGCGATCGATCCGTCGCTCTCGTCCACCTCGCTGACGAACAACTGGGGATCGCCGACCAGGGCGCTGGCGAAGGGCGTCTCGGGTGAGACGAAATTCTTCATCACCGCGCCGTTCATCACGGTCGGGCGATGGCCGAGCGCGTGCAGGATCCAGCCGATCATGCCGGTCACGGTCGACTTGCCCGAGGTCCCGCCAACCGCGACGCTTCGGCCCGCCGCGTTGAGAAGCTGGCTGAGCAATTGGGGCCGGGTGAGGTGCGGCAGGCCGAGTTTGCGGGCGCGGACCACGTCGGGAATGGTCTCCTCGACCGCGGCCGAGGTGACGAGGGTGAGCCCCTCGCGCAGCCCGCTGCCGTCCTGCGGATGAAGCGCAATTCCCAGCGCGCGGAGGAAGCCGAACTTGGGCGCGAGGCGGCCGGCGTCGAGCGCGCGGTCGCTTCCCGCTACCTCGGCACCGCTCGCCCGGACGATGCAGGCCAGGGGCAGCATTCCGCTGCCGCCGATTCCGCAAAAGAAGAAGCTGGTCGGGGTCATGCTGCTCGCCCTATTGAGGGCGACGACAAGAGGCAATCGGAGGGGCGATGAGGATTGCGGTGGTAGCGCCGAGCTGCCCGCTCAAGCGCGACGCGGCGACACGGGTGGAGGAACTGGCGGCGGCGGCGGGGGTGACGCTGGTGGTGCATCCGCAATGCTTTCTCGAGGATGGCCATTTCGCCGGACCCGACGCAGACCGGCTCGCTGCCCTGCGCGAGGTCATGGCCGACCCCGGCATCGACGCCGTGTGGTTCGCAAGGGGCGGCTATGGCTCCAACCGTATTGCGGTGGCGGCGGCAAATGACCTCCCCGCTGCCGCAAGAGCCAAGACCTATCTCGGCTACAGCGACGGCGGGTTTTTGCTGGCCGCGCTTCACAAGGCGGGCTTGCGGGTCGCCCATGGGCCGATGGTGCAGGACGTCGCCCGGGAGGGCGGCGAAGCGGCAGTGCGCCGCGCGCTGGCATGGCTCGCGTCCGGCGACCGGGAAGCGCTCGAGCCCGGCCTCGACGGGCCGGCCATGGCCTTCAACCTCGTCGTCCTGTCGAGCCTGATGGGAACGCCGCTCGAACCCGACTTCAACGGGGCCGAGCTGCTGATCGAGGAAGTCGACGAGGAACTCTACCGGATCGACCGTTTCCTCTTCCACGTTTCTTCGCAGCCGGGCTTCGCCGCGGTCCGCCAGCTGCGCCTCGGACGATGCCTGGTCCGGGACAATGACCGGCCCTTCGGTATCGAACTGGAAGCCGTCGCGCGGCACTGGTGCGAGCGCGCGGGGGTGCGATACGCGGGCCGCGCCGACATCGGTCACGATAGCCTTAACAGGATTGTGCCGTTTCCTTCGCGCAACGCTTGATTGTCTCTCTCTTGAGATACTCTTGCAGAGCCCCTCGCTTTGCGCTCTATCTCCTTCGCGAAACAACAGGAGGGCCACATGGCAAAGGAATCGAGCGGGACTGGGCGTAAGGCAGGGGGCGGTCTTGCGCGTCCGGTGACTCCGTCGCCGGATCTGGCTGAGATCGTCGGCAAGGACCCGCTTCCGCGCAGCGAAGTCGTCTCGAAGGTGTGGGATCACATCCGCAAGAACAACCTTCAGAATCCGCAGAATAAGCGGGAAATCGTCGCCGACGACAAGCTGAAGAAGATCTTCGGCAAGGACCGCTGCACCATGTTCGAGATGAACAAGCACCTGTCCAAGCATCTTTCGTAAGCGCTGTTCTCAGCGCTTCGCGGAAAAGGGCTCGCCGGTCGCGGCGGGCCCTTTTTTTGCGTGTCCCGAGGGCGACTCGGGCGTCCGCTCAGCGGCAGGCCCGCCAACCGCCGACGCCGCGATCGGCGGTGTCGAGGTGCAGATGGTCGCGGTGCGCCGCATTGTAGTCGGGCGAGAGGACCGTGGTGAAGGCGCTGCAGGCTGCGTCGCGGGCACTCCGCAGGAAGGCGCCGCGGGGCCCCTGGTCGGGCCAGTCGCGTAAGACCGAGACGGTTCGCCCGTCGGCCAGCGCGAACCCGAGGATATCGACCGCGTCGGCGGTCGCATGCTCGCTCCACGACCCCTGATCGCGGCCGTAGAGGCGCCGGCAGGAGAAACTTCCGGCGTGGATCAACCGCGTCACGCGGGTGCCGAGCCGGGCGCGGGCCTCGACCTGCAACTGGCGCTCCCACACCGACATGGCCGCAGCGACCGGGCAGCTGGTCACGAGCCCTTCCGGCGAGGCCGCGGCATCGAGCGCGACGAGCGTGCCGTCGCGATAGCCGCAGTCGGCGCCCGCGATCCGGTCGGGCGCGGGGCGGCTGCGATTGCCGGCCGCCGCCAGCAGCGCCCGGCAGCGCGGGGCATCGCTCCCCAGGTCGGCGATCCGGGCGGCGGTGAAGCGGCCGGGCGATGCCGCGAGATCGAGCTCGGTCCACGGAAGGTCCTGCCGGTGGCGCTGCATCCAGGCAGCGATCTCGATGGCCGCCACGGCGAGGAACGTCAGGAGCAGGAACAGGCGAAGGGCGAAGGTCATCGCCGCCTAACGCCGACCGGCGCGATTCAGGCGCGAAGCGCGATGTCGAGCCGCTCGCGGGTGACGGGATAGCCAAGATGGCCGGGGATGGTCAGCCAGCGCTCGCCATCCGCTTCCTCGATCCAGGGACTGATGATCTCGACCGGATGCGCTTCGGCATGGGCGCGGGCCTCGGCGAAGGAGCTGAACTGGGCCAGCCGCTCGAGATTGCGGATGGTGGGGAAGATCGCCCGCGCGTCGCCGGTCGCGATCGCTTCGAGCATGGCGGCGGCAGTCACCCACAGCGCCCGCTCGCATTCGCCCGGCTGGGGCACGAGCGGTCCGGCGTCGGCTGGCGCGGGGGCGAGGAAGAAGAAGGTGTCGAAGCGCCGGTGGCTGACATTGTCGGGCCGCCAGCGCGCGAAGGAAACGAGCTCGTCGAGCCGGATCGAGAGCCCGGTCTCCTCGGCCGTCTCGCGGACGGCGGCGCGGGCCGCGGCATGGAGGAGTTCGTCCGCGCCCTCCCAGTCGGCGGTGTCGATGCGTCCGCCCGGGAAGACCATCGCGCCGCCGGCGAAGGCCATGGTGGTGGGCCGCTCGACCATCAGAAGTTCGGGCGCGGCGCCCCCGGTCTCGCGCATCACCACCAGGGTGGCGGCTGGAATGGCCTCGTTGTCCGACATGGCGAGAGACATGTGCGCGCGTTCTCTAAAAGAAAAGGCCGGCGCCCGCGAGGAGCACCGGCCTTTCCGCAAAGCCAATGAAGGCTTGGCTTACATCGCGTTGACGGCAGCGGCCGCTTCGGCGCCATTCTGCGCGTTGACGTCGGCGTCGTCGATCGCGTCTTCCTTGCGGTCGCCCTCGGCCTTGAGCGCATCGGCCTGGTTCTGCAGCGAGTCCGCTTCGGCGGCGTTGCCGGTGTTGGCGGCAGCGGCCTCGAGGTTCTCGGCGGCGTTCTCGTAATTCTCCTGGACGTTCTCGCCGAGCGAGTCGTCACCCTTGCCACCACAGGCGGCCAGAGCGAGGGCGGCGGCGCCAACGAGCGCGAAGCTGATCTTCTTCATAATCTATCTCCCCTTATGGTTATGAGACGCGGTTCTTCTATCCGCTTGGAGGCGCCAAACGCCAGTAGGATCCTTTCGGTTCCGTCACGCCAAGCTTGGAAAAACGCTCCGCTTCACCTACATAAGGGACGTCGGGCAACCGACTATGCTGGTAGAGTGTGGGTTGAAATAAGCACTTCGGACCCGGGGGGCAGTACCCCGGCGCCTCCACCAGCAGCGGCGTGATAGGGACTGAGCGGGGACCCGGGTACACGCCGTTGCTGATGGGGGCGAAACAGGATCGACGGGTGTGGTAAAGGATCTACTGCCAGCGGGCTTGGACAGGCCCTAAAACCGTCATTCTCACAAGTGCCAACGATAACGAGGCGCTCGCGATTGCTGCGTAACTGACGGCCTAACGGTCAGAAGTTACAAAGCTTAAGCGCGGTTGGACCGAACCGGGCAACAGAATCGGATTCCAGCGGTACGGGAGGCACCGGGCAACAGAAGCCTCCCACTTTCCTTCTTGTCCGCGGCGTGTCAGCTTCCGGCCCTCATTCGAGGGGGTCCGAACCATGCGCCTTGCCGTTGCCGCTCTGCTGCTCGCCACCACGCCCGCCGCACTGATGGCGCATCCCTTCGAAACCGGGCGCACCGGCGCCCCGCTCGGCCTGTCGCAGGATCCTCCGGGGCCCGCCACCGTGCCCGTCCCCAAGGAGCAATTGCTGGTCCCGCCCGCGGGTGCCGACCATTGGACCATCGCCTCCTCCTCGGCGAAGCATGGCGACACCTGGCGCTGGACCTTGCCCGACGGGAGCATCGCCTATCGCCAGAGCCAGTCGCTGCGCGGCTGGATCACCGAGACCGACGCGGTGGTGAAGCTTGGCCCCGACGGCAATCCGACCAGCATCGTCATTCGCGGGGTCAGCCCGGCGGGCGATGCGGCCGAAACCTTCGTCCTCGCCGCCGATGGCTCGGCTCGCTGGAAGTCGAGCGCCGACACGGGCTCGGCGACGGGGGCGGCCGGCAAATTCTACATCGACAGCTATGGCCCCTCGGCGCTCGGCAACCTGTTGGTCGAGCAGATGATCAAGGCCGGGCCGGCGGGCCTGCCGCTCCTCCCGACCGGCCGCGCGACGCTCGAGCGAACGGGCATTAAGCAGACGGTCACCGGCCCCGGCGGCGCGACCAGGCAGGTCGAGCTCGGCTGGATGAAGGGGCTGGGCATGTCGCCCACCGCGGTCTGGCTCGACGGCGACAAGCCCTTCGGGATCGTCAGCTGGATCAACACGCTGCCGGCCGGCTGGGAGGCCGCCGCGCCGATCCTGAAGCCGATCCAGGAGAAGGCCGAAGCCGCCGCGATCAAGGCGGTGGCGGCGACATTCCTCGCCAATCCCGACCGGTCGCCGATCCTGTTCGACAATGTCACCTTGTTCGACGCCGACGCCGGCCGCTTCGTTCCCGCCCAGTCGGTGCTGGTCGCAGGCGGCAAGATCGCCCGGATCGGCGCCGCCGGAAGCATCGCCGCGCCGGCCGGTGCGCGGCGGGTCGACGGCCGCGGCAAGAGCCTCGTCCCCGGCCTTTGGGACGCGCACCGCCACATCGGCGGCGACTGGGAGCTCCTCTCCAACATGGCGGCGGGGATGACGAGCTTCCGTTCGCCCGGGACCGAGATCGACCGCGCGGTCGACGTCGCCAAGCGCCGTGCCGACGGCAGCCTGGTGATGGGCGAGGGCTGGGTCCAGGCGATCGTCGACAAGAAGGATCCGCTCGCCGCGCAGGGGGCCGAAACGGTCTCCAGCGCCGCCGAGGCGATCGCCGCGGTCCGCAAAATTCACGATGCCGGGCTGTGGGGGGTCAAATTCTACACCTCGATGGACCCCGCCTGGATCGCTCCCGCCGCGGCCGAGGCGCACCGGCTCGGCATGCATGTCAGCGGCCATGTCCCCGCCCGCATGCGCCCGCTCGACGCGGTCCGCGCCGGCTATGACGAGGTCACTCACCTCAACTTCATCGTGATGCAGTGGATGCCGCAGGCCGTGGTCGACAAGTCCAACACCGCGGCGCGGATGGAAGGGCCGGCCAAATATGCCAAGGACCTCGACCTCAACACGCCCGCAGTCCGCGACGCGCTGGCCGAGTTCAAGCGCCGCGGGACCACGGTCGACCCGACCCTCGTCGTATTCGAAAGCCAGTTGACCGCCGAGGGCGGCGTGCCCGCGCCTTCCTACACCGCTTATGCCGACGTCGTCCCGCCGCTGGTCGCGCGCGGCTTCCGGGCCGGCGGCTATCCGCTCAAGGAGAATCTCACCCGCGACGACTATCGCAAGAGCTTCGCCAAGATGGTCGAGCTGGTCGGCGCGATGCACAAGGCCGGGATCCCGATCGTCGCGGGCACCGACGGCGAGGGGATGGAGCTGGTCCGCGAGATTGAGCTCTACCGCCAGGCTGGCCTGACGCCGGCCGAGGCGCTCCAGACCGCGACCATCAATGTCGCCCGGCTGGTCGGCGCCGACAAGCGGACGGGCTCGATCGCGGTCGGCAAGGAAGCCGATCTCGTCCTCGTCGACGGCGACGTCTCCAAGGACCTCGGCGCGCTTCGCCGGACAGTGACCGTGGTCAGCGACGGGGTGGCGATGGACGCCGACGCGCTGCGTCAGGCGGCCGGCTACACGGGACGACCGAAGTAGGATTGAACCGCGGCAGTGTCCCACTTACGTAAGGCACCTGACGGGATTTAAGGGGACCTGACGCATATGACCGCACTTCGCCGCTTCGGCCTTCTTGCGCCGCTTGCCGCCGTGAGCCTCGCCGGCTGCGGCCTCAACTCGGTGCCCACCGCCGAGGAGAATGTGAACGCCAAGTGGGGCAATCTGCAAAGCGAATATCAGCGCCGCGCCGACCTCGTGCCCAACCTCGTCCGCACGGTCGACCGCTATGCCGACCAGGAGCGCGACGTCCTGGTCCAGGTGACCCAGGCCCGCGCCAATGCGAGCCGGGTTCAGCTCAATGCCGACGATTTGTCGGACCCGGCCAAGGTCGCCGCCTTCAACCAGGCGCAGACCCAGCTCGGCGGTTCGCTCGGCCGGCTGCTCGCGACGTTCGAGGCCTATCCCGACCTCAAGAGCAACCAGAACTTCCTGACCCTGCAGTCGCAGCTCGAAGGGACCGAGAACAGCATCCTCGTCGCCCGGCGCGACTATAACGAGGCGGTGCAGAGCTATAACACCCGCATCCGTACCTTCCCCGACGCGATCGGCGCCAAGGTCTTCTACGGCGCCAAGCCCAAGGTGCCGTTCGAGGCTTCGGCGGGCGCGCAGAACGCGCCCACGGTCGACTTCAACGCCCAGTAAGACGGTGCGCGCGCTCGTCCTGGTGGCGCTCGCCGCCGGGCTCCTCGCCTGTGGCAAGGGGCCCGCTGGCGAGACGCTGCGCGAAGCGGATCCGACGGGCGCGCAGGCGGCACCAAGGGTCGTGAAGGTGCAGGCAAAGGGCCGGGTGATCGACACCGCTCAGGTGCTTTCCCCTGCGGAAGAGCAGGCGATCGCCGCCCGCATCGCCGGTGGCCGTTCGATCTTCGTGGTGACCCTGGTCCCGGCCGGCGGCGACAGTATGGAGCGGATCGGCTGGGCGGTCAGCAATTCTTCCGCCGCCAACAGGCCGCTGCTCCTCTTGGTCGATCCCCGACAGGCGGCAGTGCGGATCGAGGGTGAACTGGCGCCCGAGAAAAAAGCGGCGGTCGCCTCGGCGATGCAGGCCGATCTCAAGGCGGGGAAAGCGGCCGCCGCCATCGGCCGCGGCCTCGACGTGCTTGGACAGGACATCGGCCAATGAGATTGCGCGCATTGCTCGGGCTCCTGCTCGCGCTCCTGATGGTCGTCCCGGCCACG
This region includes:
- a CDS encoding extensin family protein, whose translation is MTFALRLFLLLTFLAVAAIEIAAWMQRHRQDLPWTELDLAASPGRFTAARIADLGSDAPRCRALLAAAGNRSRPAPDRIAGADCGYRDGTLVALDAAASPEGLVTSCPVAAAMSVWERQLQVEARARLGTRVTRLIHAGSFSCRRLYGRDQGSWSEHATADAVDILGFALADGRTVSVLRDWPDQGPRGAFLRSARDAACSAFTTVLSPDYNAAHRDHLHLDTADRGVGGWRACR
- a CDS encoding NUDIX hydrolase, translating into MSDNEAIPAATLVVMRETGGAAPELLMVERPTTMAFAGGAMVFPGGRIDTADWEGADELLHAAARAAVRETAEETGLSIRLDELVSFARWRPDNVSHRRFDTFFFLAPAPADAGPLVPQPGECERALWVTAAAMLEAIATGDARAIFPTIRNLERLAQFSSFAEARAHAEAHPVEIISPWIEEADGERWLTIPGHLGYPVTRERLDIALRA
- a CDS encoding SWIB/MDM2 domain-containing protein — protein: MAKESSGTGRKAGGGLARPVTPSPDLAEIVGKDPLPRSEVVSKVWDHIRKNNLQNPQNKREIVADDKLKKIFGKDRCTMFEMNKHLSKHLS
- a CDS encoding Mur ligase family protein — translated: MTPTSFFFCGIGGSGMLPLACIVRASGAEVAGSDRALDAGRLAPKFGFLRALGIALHPQDGSGLREGLTLVTSAAVEETIPDVVRARKLGLPHLTRPQLLSQLLNAAGRSVAVGGTSGKSTVTGMIGWILHALGHRPTVMNGAVMKNFVSPETPFASALVGDPQLFVSEVDESDGSIALYRPEIALLNNVSLDHKEMDELRRLFGDFLRASDKAVINLDDAESRAIAGEVPGAIGYGFDAEAADVRGSDLQLEPGASTFTVTAGDERAEVRLALPGRHNASNALGALAAAHALGLPLADAATALAGFSGLRRRLETVGTEAGVTVIDDFAHNPDKIAATLATLTAAPGRLLIFFQPHGYGPLAKMGEELSATFAQGLRADDLLILSDPVYQGGTVDRSRGSDWLAGAIVDAGGKAEHIPLRADIGKRLLAEARAGDRIAILGARDDTLSEFAADLLRNLAQRG
- a CDS encoding TPM domain-containing protein; the encoded protein is MRALVLVALAAGLLACGKGPAGETLREADPTGAQAAPRVVKVQAKGRVIDTAQVLSPAEEQAIAARIAGGRSIFVVTLVPAGGDSMERIGWAVSNSSAANRPLLLLVDPRQAAVRIEGELAPEKKAAVASAMQADLKAGKAAAAIGRGLDVLGQDIGQ
- a CDS encoding sensor histidine kinase; translated protein: MNMPLAADAVHQRLTRRQARFADWRLAVKAIFGFWAIYTITVVARAFLSSDPATILLNKVLTLVVGLALTGLLYVAIATFAPGASMRRKAVVAGIGSLVASATLAGTLVLSEGSLKTSREEFRFQAREGFVVVQKGDQVRIERNAADPVVVTMPRLQDLKQHDQFRVAADTAVVWLFFFAAWSAVYLAAVSQRQALDLQRRAADAESAAQLAQVRALRYQVNPHFLFNTLNSLSSLVISNRPEEAEAMILKLSNFFRTSLSLDPTADVSLAEEIELQRLYLEIEKVRFPRRLRVEIDVPDSLSGARLPALILQPIVENAIKYGLGNTRDKVTLRIMAEEPLPGRLRIEISNFGGTALKAPRQAGTPTGTKVGLANVAQRLGARFGRSAGIEHGPMAEGGYKVALTLPVTRHDG
- a CDS encoding LD-carboxypeptidase; amino-acid sequence: MRIAVVAPSCPLKRDAATRVEELAAAAGVTLVVHPQCFLEDGHFAGPDADRLAALREVMADPGIDAVWFARGGYGSNRIAVAAANDLPAAARAKTYLGYSDGGFLLAALHKAGLRVAHGPMVQDVAREGGEAAVRRALAWLASGDREALEPGLDGPAMAFNLVVLSSLMGTPLEPDFNGAELLIEEVDEELYRIDRFLFHVSSQPGFAAVRQLRLGRCLVRDNDRPFGIELEAVARHWCERAGVRYAGRADIGHDSLNRIVPFPSRNA
- a CDS encoding 5' nucleotidase, NT5C type, with protein sequence MSLPRLFLDCDGVLADFDAGVRELLGMDARAFEARHGKGEFWKRLARAGDFYARLPKMADADELFAAVRHLRPTILTGLPIGNWAAPQKVAWAGEHFPGVPVITCMARDKHRHMTGADVLVDDSERHMAAWIEAGGTYILHRDARTSIAALADIYPSVKAPA
- a CDS encoding amidohydrolase family protein; amino-acid sequence: MRLAVAALLLATTPAALMAHPFETGRTGAPLGLSQDPPGPATVPVPKEQLLVPPAGADHWTIASSSAKHGDTWRWTLPDGSIAYRQSQSLRGWITETDAVVKLGPDGNPTSIVIRGVSPAGDAAETFVLAADGSARWKSSADTGSATGAAGKFYIDSYGPSALGNLLVEQMIKAGPAGLPLLPTGRATLERTGIKQTVTGPGGATRQVELGWMKGLGMSPTAVWLDGDKPFGIVSWINTLPAGWEAAAPILKPIQEKAEAAAIKAVAATFLANPDRSPILFDNVTLFDADAGRFVPAQSVLVAGGKIARIGAAGSIAAPAGARRVDGRGKSLVPGLWDAHRHIGGDWELLSNMAAGMTSFRSPGTEIDRAVDVAKRRADGSLVMGEGWVQAIVDKKDPLAAQGAETVSSAAEAIAAVRKIHDAGLWGVKFYTSMDPAWIAPAAAEAHRLGMHVSGHVPARMRPLDAVRAGYDEVTHLNFIVMQWMPQAVVDKSNTAARMEGPAKYAKDLDLNTPAVRDALAEFKRRGTTVDPTLVVFESQLTAEGGVPAPSYTAYADVVPPLVARGFRAGGYPLKENLTRDDYRKSFAKMVELVGAMHKAGIPIVAGTDGEGMELVREIELYRQAGLTPAEALQTATINVARLVGADKRTGSIAVGKEADLVLVDGDVSKDLGALRRTVTVVSDGVAMDADALRQAAGYTGRPK
- a CDS encoding LemA family protein — encoded protein: MTALRRFGLLAPLAAVSLAGCGLNSVPTAEENVNAKWGNLQSEYQRRADLVPNLVRTVDRYADQERDVLVQVTQARANASRVQLNADDLSDPAKVAAFNQAQTQLGGSLGRLLATFEAYPDLKSNQNFLTLQSQLEGTENSILVARRDYNEAVQSYNTRIRTFPDAIGAKVFYGAKPKVPFEASAGAQNAPTVDFNAQ